The following proteins come from a genomic window of Sardina pilchardus chromosome 1, fSarPil1.1, whole genome shotgun sequence:
- the LOC134075957 gene encoding endonuclease V-like: protein MSTKPEEELVKEWEREQAELKQRLQVGDTEDWQRSPDFTGLERVGGVDLSFIKGDDVNACAQLVVLSYPDMKLLYQDSQMVALDAPYVAGFLAFRETPSLLHALRRLQEAQPSLMPQVVFVDGNGLFHYREFGLACHLGVLSGLPCIGVAKNLLQVQGVTRDEQHLSQINALQKGGDVFPLTSQSGRELGKALRSSDSSTKPVYVSVGHRISLDAAVRLTHACCRYRVPEPIRQADMLSREYLRKHFPSADLQTQDATVTLGEESAKETIDSNTRPSGAVCTPCQL, encoded by the exons ATGTCGACAAAGCCTGAAGAGGAGCTGGTGAAGGAATGGGAAAG GGAGCAGGCGGAGCTGAAGCAGCGTCTCCAGGTCGGGGACACTGAGGACTGGCAGCGGAGCCCCGACTTCACTGGGCTGGAGCGGGTCGGAGGAGTGGACCTGTCCTTCATCAAAGGGGACGACGTCAATGCCTGTGCACAGCTGGTCGTCCTCAGCTACCCAGACATGAAG CTGCTGTACCAGGACAGCCAGATGGTGGCGCTGGACGCTCCGTACGTGGCCGGCTTCCTGGCCTTCCGCGAGACGCCCTCGCTGCTCCACGCCCTGCGCAGGCTGCAGGAGGCCCAGCCCAGTCTGATGCCGCAG GTGGTGTTTGTGGATGGGAACGGACTCTTCCATTAcagag agtTTGGCCTGGCCTGTCACCTGGGGGTGCTGTCAGGTTTGCCCTGCATTGGAGTGGCCAAGAACCTGCTGCAGGTCCAGGGGGTGACCAGGGATGAGCAGCACCTCtctcag ATCAATGCGCTGCAGAAAGGAGGGGACGTGTTCCCGCTGACCTCCCAATCAGGAAGAGAGCTGGGGAAG gccctGCGCAGCTCTGACTCCAGCACTAAGCCCGTGTATGTGTCGGTGGGCCACCGTATCAGTCTGGACGCGGCCGTGCGCCTCACCCACGCCTGCTGCCGCTACCGCGTCCCAGAGCCCATCAGACAG GCGGACATGCTCTCCAGGGAGTACCTGCGCAAACACTTCCCCTCGGCAGACCTGCAGACTCAGGACGCAacg